The Clostridioides difficile genome has a segment encoding these proteins:
- a CDS encoding BMP family ABC transporter substrate-binding protein produces the protein MRLKKLLILMLTVAMTTGMLVGCSSNSSNNSGSNQDNKNKLNEKENSKKSVSMILDIEGSNNEVMNNSALLALNTAQKNLNIDTNKVESDDSLTFSNSIDILCNDNVDLIIAVGSRFAKPLEKIAKKYPKQQFAIVDYEYDKQPSNVTSISFEDNKTGYLAGLVAGKMTETNKIGFIGGVEGSSRDKFESGFKEGVKFSNSNIKGVSVEYVDIFKDSKSAESVAKKMMDSGVDIIFSNTEDDSKSVINTVRAKNKKVIAINKDQHELAPENVISSVVKDFEKPTYDLIQSFVKGDYKGGKVIENTVKSGSTGLAQNSSQNIPPDVLEYVNKNNK, from the coding sequence ATGCGTTTAAAAAAATTGTTGATATTAATGTTAACTGTAGCAATGACTACTGGAATGTTAGTTGGATGTAGTAGTAATTCAAGTAATAATTCTGGTTCTAATCAAGATAATAAAAATAAGCTAAATGAGAAAGAAAATTCAAAAAAATCTGTATCTATGATACTAGATATTGAAGGGTCAAATAATGAAGTTATGAATAATTCAGCTTTGTTAGCTCTAAATACTGCACAAAAAAATCTTAATATAGATACAAATAAAGTGGAATCAGATGATTCATTGACTTTTTCAAATAGTATAGATATTTTATGTAATGATAATGTTGACTTGATTATAGCTGTTGGTTCTAGATTTGCAAAGCCTCTAGAAAAGATAGCCAAGAAATATCCAAAGCAACAGTTTGCCATTGTAGATTATGAGTATGACAAACAACCATCTAATGTAACTTCAATTTCTTTTGAGGATAATAAGACTGGATATTTAGCTGGATTAGTTGCTGGAAAGATGACAGAAACCAACAAGATTGGTTTTATAGGTGGAGTAGAGGGTTCTAGTAGAGATAAATTTGAATCTGGTTTTAAAGAAGGTGTTAAATTTTCTAATAGCAATATAAAAGGTGTCTCAGTTGAGTATGTAGATATTTTTAAAGATAGTAAATCTGCTGAATCTGTCGCTAAAAAAATGATGGATAGCGGAGTAGATATTATTTTTTCTAATACTGAAGATGATTCAAAGAGTGTAATAAATACAGTTAGAGCAAAAAATAAAAAAGTTATAGCAATTAATAAAGATCAGCATGAGTTAGCTCCAGAAAATGTTATAAGTTCCGTTGTAAAAGACTTTGAAAAACCTACTTATGACTTAATACAAAGCTTTGTAAAAGGAGATTATAAAGGTGGTAAAGTTATAGAAAATACAGTGAAGTCTGGAAGTACTGGACTTGCTCAAAATAGTTCTCAAAATATTCCTCCTGATGTGTTAGAATATGTAAATAAGAACAATAAATAA
- a CDS encoding PadR family transcriptional regulator, whose translation MTIASDMIRGHTETIILKHLLEKDSYGYEINKSILEKTQGLYELKEATLYTAFRRLEQSGAITSYWGDEATGARRKYYSITSEGREKYKKSREEWDNTKLLIDTLI comes from the coding sequence ATGACAATCGCATCTGATATGATAAGAGGTCATACAGAAACAATTATCTTAAAGCATTTACTTGAAAAAGATAGCTATGGTTATGAAATTAATAAGTCTATATTAGAAAAAACACAAGGTTTGTATGAGTTAAAAGAAGCAACTTTGTACACAGCTTTTCGTAGGCTTGAACAATCTGGTGCAATAACATCTTATTGGGGAGATGAAGCTACTGGTGCTAGAAGAAAATATTATTCTATAACAAGTGAAGGTAGAGAAAAATATAAAAAAAGTCGTGAAGAATGGGATAATACAAAATTGTTAATAGACACATTAATTTAG
- a CDS encoding phosphoenolpyruvate synthase — protein MDTSILFFNQIDEDSFKLVGGKGFNLGKMTRKKFPIPEGFCITTRAFYEFIEPIKNHELFKHLENIDNDDLDKINELAKDIRNLIKKQSISNTTKQDIKEALKRIGEENFYAVRSSATAEDLPDMSFAGQQDTYLNVYGFEKLIENIKHCWASLYTQRAVIYRKKNNLDENNILISVVVQKMVNSQKSGIMFTADPISNNYNNLTIDAGFGLGEALVGGLITPDLYKVNKKTSEIILKEINTKKVAIYRKNGGGTEQVLLEKSKQKEQVLSEEEINKIAKLGSEIEEYYQVPQDIEWAIDEHGKVYILQSRAITSLYPRVENSDVSEKSQVYISASHLQVMLKPIKPLGLDIFKRIMPFDRVEEGSNFKIMNQAGGRLYANCTEIIRLPIRDKIIKDLLPNVDYLMASALVEYTEKYPLKKKLPSKNTIKILRFLVIPILKEAKKNYSCEKNPDLLRDLMSLRDEFIDDTSRHLNKSSDLSEKVMNIKEVLSAFIFKLAENFIPNVVPGILSDRKLRNILNELDLVYLEDNFVSGLKGNITTEMGLKVGDLADLIRENSKEIEILKNNPKDAHLLLLEEGNEELKRELNDFLKQFGMRGIGEIDITNPRYQEDFTPISMSILNNINTLKANEHRENYQRLVEKSNESERLILEACEGLGKKDLAKKVKNHLNNIRTFLPLREYGKYIIVGVFNEVKKVLEEVGYKLEEDNLIENRQDIFYLSLDEIYQILSKRVDFRENIKYRKIEYDKYEKLNPPRVITNEGEIFSGSYSKEGIPDDAFVGMPVSAGICEGYARVILNPNEDSLQKDEILVTKFTDPGWTPLFVNAKGLVLEVGGLMTHGAIVSREYGIPALVGVKDATSLIKTGDYLRIDAYKGYAEIISK, from the coding sequence ATGGATACTAGTATTTTATTTTTTAATCAAATTGATGAAGATAGCTTTAAACTAGTTGGGGGTAAAGGATTTAATCTTGGAAAAATGACTAGAAAAAAATTTCCTATACCAGAAGGATTTTGCATAACTACAAGGGCTTTTTATGAATTTATAGAGCCTATAAAAAATCATGAACTTTTTAAACACCTAGAAAATATAGATAATGATGATTTAGATAAAATTAATGAGTTGGCAAAAGATATAAGAAATTTAATTAAAAAGCAGTCAATTTCAAATACTACAAAACAAGATATAAAAGAAGCACTAAAAAGGATTGGAGAAGAGAATTTTTATGCTGTGCGTTCTAGTGCAACAGCAGAGGATTTGCCTGATATGTCTTTTGCGGGTCAACAGGATACATATTTAAACGTATATGGATTTGAAAAACTAATTGAAAATATAAAACATTGTTGGGCTTCACTTTATACTCAAAGAGCAGTTATATACAGAAAGAAAAATAATTTGGATGAAAATAATATATTAATCTCTGTGGTAGTTCAAAAGATGGTAAATTCACAAAAATCAGGGATTATGTTTACAGCTGACCCTATTAGCAACAATTATAATAACTTGACTATTGATGCAGGGTTTGGACTTGGGGAAGCTTTGGTAGGAGGCTTAATAACACCAGATTTATACAAGGTAAATAAAAAGACAAGTGAAATTATATTAAAAGAAATAAACACAAAAAAGGTAGCAATATATAGAAAAAATGGTGGGGGTACTGAGCAAGTTCTTTTAGAGAAATCTAAACAAAAAGAGCAAGTACTTTCAGAGGAAGAAATTAACAAAATAGCCAAGTTAGGAAGTGAAATCGAAGAATATTATCAAGTGCCACAAGATATAGAATGGGCGATTGATGAACATGGAAAGGTATACATATTACAAAGTAGAGCAATAACATCATTGTATCCTAGAGTTGAAAACAGTGATGTAAGTGAAAAATCTCAAGTATATATATCAGCAAGTCATCTTCAAGTAATGCTAAAGCCTATTAAACCCTTAGGACTAGATATATTTAAAAGGATAATGCCTTTTGATAGAGTCGAAGAGGGTAGCAATTTTAAGATAATGAATCAAGCTGGTGGTAGACTTTATGCTAATTGTACCGAAATAATAAGACTACCAATAAGGGACAAAATAATCAAGGATTTATTGCCAAATGTAGATTATTTAATGGCAAGTGCACTTGTAGAATATACTGAAAAATATCCTCTAAAGAAAAAACTACCTTCTAAAAATACAATAAAAATATTGAGATTTTTGGTAATACCGATTTTAAAAGAGGCAAAAAAGAATTATTCTTGTGAAAAAAATCCAGATTTATTGAGAGATTTGATGAGTTTGAGAGATGAATTTATAGATGATACATCTAGACATTTAAATAAAAGCAGTGATTTAAGCGAGAAGGTTATGAACATAAAAGAAGTCTTATCAGCTTTTATATTTAAATTGGCAGAAAATTTTATTCCAAATGTAGTCCCAGGAATTTTAAGTGATAGAAAGCTTAGAAATATACTTAATGAACTGGATTTAGTGTATTTAGAGGATAATTTTGTAAGTGGGTTAAAAGGAAATATTACTACTGAAATGGGTCTGAAAGTAGGAGATTTAGCTGATTTAATAAGAGAAAATTCAAAAGAAATAGAGATATTAAAAAATAACCCTAAAGATGCTCATTTATTGCTTTTAGAAGAAGGTAATGAAGAATTAAAGAGAGAATTAAATGATTTCTTAAAACAATTTGGTATGAGAGGGATTGGAGAAATAGATATAACAAATCCTCGTTATCAAGAAGATTTTACTCCAATAAGCATGTCCATATTAAATAACATAAACACATTAAAGGCAAATGAACATAGAGAAAATTATCAGAGATTAGTTGAAAAATCAAATGAAAGTGAACGATTGATTTTAGAAGCATGTGAAGGATTAGGAAAAAAAGATTTAGCTAAAAAAGTTAAAAATCATCTCAACAATATAAGAACATTTTTACCCTTACGTGAATATGGAAAATATATTATAGTTGGCGTATTTAATGAGGTAAAAAAGGTACTTGAAGAAGTAGGATATAAATTAGAAGAAGACAATTTGATTGAAAATAGACAAGATATATTTTACCTAAGTCTTGATGAAATATATCAAATATTAAGTAAGAGAGTGGATTTTAGAGAGAATATAAAATACAGAAAGATAGAGTATGATAAATATGAAAAATTGAATCCACCAAGAGTAATTACAAATGAAGGAGAGATATTCTCTGGAAGTTACTCAAAAGAGGGGATACCAGATGATGCATTTGTTGGGATGCCCGTATCAGCTGGGATTTGCGAAGGGTATGCTAGGGTTATATTAAATCCTAATGAAGATAGTTTACAAAAGGATGAGATTTTAGTGACTAAATTTACAGACCCTGGTTGGACTCCACTCTTTGTAAATGCAAAGGGATTAGTGCTTGAAGTTGGTGGGCTTATGACTCATGGTGCGATAGTATCGCGTGAATATGGGATACCTGCTTTAGTTGGAGTAAAGGATGCAACAAGTCTGATTAAAACAGGAGATTATTTAAGAATAGATGCTTATAAAGGGTATGCTGAGATTATATCCAAATAG
- a CDS encoding putative sporulation protein YtxC, with the protein MKFLRNNNVNDRLIYTNDIVEVVIDSAKQEVLNKKILNGTKTEQRALNIDEISTEITSMIISIMKEKLLKEYILKCYGRTYPEDKNNIYIYSLNIFAKKEIFMRETVFTRVRNYIEENDFINVEGFIRFRMREFMKYISAIGDIAVEEYLIKRDQDEFIRVLKYFIDTQEEKIDLLKVHIMEDNTFILYDKNGNKIDSIDDEEIINMVIRENLNYEDFLISTLLTLCPKKIEILDLLNNNCSKEIIDTVEAIFENKVSIIMEN; encoded by the coding sequence ATGAAATTTTTGAGGAATAATAACGTAAACGATAGATTAATATATACGAATGACATTGTAGAAGTCGTAATTGATTCTGCAAAGCAAGAAGTATTAAATAAAAAAATACTTAATGGTACTAAAACTGAACAAAGAGCTCTAAATATTGATGAAATATCTACAGAAATAACTAGTATGATAATAAGTATAATGAAAGAGAAACTTTTAAAAGAATACATTCTAAAATGCTATGGGCGTACATATCCTGAAGATAAAAATAATATATACATATATTCACTGAACATATTTGCTAAAAAAGAGATTTTTATGAGAGAAACAGTATTTACAAGGGTTAGGAACTATATAGAGGAAAATGATTTTATAAATGTGGAAGGTTTTATTAGATTTAGAATGAGAGAATTTATGAAATATATTTCTGCTATAGGTGATATTGCAGTTGAAGAGTATTTAATAAAAAGAGACCAGGATGAGTTTATAAGAGTTTTAAAATATTTTATAGATACTCAAGAAGAAAAGATAGATTTGCTTAAAGTTCATATAATGGAAGATAATACATTTATTTTATATGATAAAAATGGAAATAAAATAGATAGTATAGATGATGAAGAAATTATAAATATGGTCATAAGAGAAAATTTAAATTATGAGGATTTTTTAATAAGTACCTTATTGACTCTATGTCCAAAGAAGATAGAAATATTAGATTTATTAAATAACAATTGCTCAAAGGAAATCATAGATACAGTAGAAGCAATTTTTGAAAATAAAGTTAGTATAATTATGGAAAATTAG
- the thrS gene encoding threonine--tRNA ligase has product MIKVALKDGSIKEFENALSVMDVAKSISEGLARNVVAASVNGEVVGMDHMIDSDCDLNLFKFEDKEGKDVFRHTSAHMLAQAIKRLYPEAKLAIGPSIENGFYYDIDLEHRLVPEDLEKIEAEMKKIAKEDLKIERFELPRNEALELMKEQGEDYKVELISDLPESEIISFYKQGDFTDLCRGPHLPSTKKVKAVKLQSVAGAYWRGDEKNKMLQRIYGTSFEKNKDLEEYLHLLEEAKKRDHRKLGKELGLFMIPDEGPGFPMFLPKGMELKNELLKFWREIHRKAGYIEIESPIILNRKLWETSGHWYHYKENMYTVKIDDEDYAIKPMNCPGGLIYYNSQLHSYRDFPMRVAELGRVHRHELSGALQGLMRVRAFTQDDSHIFMLPEQIKDEIKGVANLIDGIYKTFGFEYNLELSTRPENSMGSEEEWEAAENGLREALEELGLPYTINEGDGAFYGPKIDFHLRDCLGRTWQCGTIQLDMQLPRQFDNTYIGQDGEKHRPVMIHRVAFGSIERFIGILIEHYAGKFPVWLSPTQVKILPISDKFMDYANEVKKVLFDKGIRVELDDRAEKIGFKIREAQLEKVPYMLVVGEKEVSENNVSVRSRDKGEIGSIKLDEFIASILKEIESRESIIQN; this is encoded by the coding sequence ATGATTAAAGTTGCTTTAAAAGATGGTTCAATAAAAGAATTTGAAAATGCTCTTTCTGTTATGGATGTGGCTAAATCCATTAGTGAAGGATTAGCTAGAAATGTGGTAGCAGCATCTGTGAACGGAGAGGTTGTAGGTATGGACCACATGATAGATAGTGATTGTGATTTAAACTTATTTAAATTTGAAGATAAAGAAGGAAAAGACGTTTTTAGACATACATCAGCACATATGTTAGCTCAAGCTATAAAGAGACTTTACCCAGAAGCAAAACTTGCTATAGGACCAAGTATAGAGAATGGATTCTACTATGATATAGATTTAGAACATAGATTAGTTCCAGAAGACTTAGAAAAAATAGAAGCTGAAATGAAAAAAATAGCTAAAGAAGATTTAAAGATAGAAAGATTTGAACTTCCTAGAAATGAAGCTTTAGAGCTTATGAAAGAACAAGGAGAAGATTACAAGGTAGAACTTATATCTGATTTACCTGAAAGTGAAATAATATCTTTCTACAAACAAGGTGATTTTACTGATTTATGTAGAGGACCACATTTACCATCTACTAAAAAAGTTAAAGCTGTTAAATTACAAAGTGTAGCAGGCGCATATTGGCGTGGTGACGAAAAAAATAAAATGCTTCAAAGAATTTATGGAACTTCTTTTGAAAAAAATAAAGATTTAGAAGAGTACCTACATTTATTAGAAGAAGCTAAAAAGAGAGACCATAGAAAATTAGGTAAAGAATTAGGGTTATTTATGATACCTGATGAAGGTCCTGGATTCCCTATGTTCTTACCAAAAGGAATGGAACTTAAAAATGAATTATTAAAATTCTGGAGAGAAATACACAGAAAAGCTGGATATATTGAAATAGAATCTCCAATTATATTAAACAGAAAATTATGGGAGACTTCAGGTCACTGGTATCATTACAAAGAAAATATGTATACAGTTAAAATAGATGATGAAGATTATGCTATAAAACCTATGAACTGTCCTGGTGGATTAATTTACTATAATTCTCAATTACATTCATATAGAGATTTTCCAATGAGAGTTGCAGAACTTGGTAGAGTTCATAGACATGAGTTATCTGGAGCATTACAAGGATTAATGAGAGTTAGAGCATTTACTCAAGACGATTCACATATATTCATGTTACCAGAACAAATTAAAGATGAAATAAAAGGTGTAGCTAATCTAATAGATGGTATTTACAAAACTTTTGGATTTGAATACAATCTAGAATTATCTACAAGACCAGAAAATTCTATGGGAAGCGAAGAAGAGTGGGAAGCAGCTGAAAATGGATTAAGAGAAGCTTTAGAAGAGTTAGGTCTACCATATACTATAAATGAAGGTGATGGAGCATTCTATGGCCCTAAAATAGACTTCCATTTAAGAGACTGTTTAGGAAGAACTTGGCAATGTGGTACTATCCAATTAGACATGCAACTTCCAAGACAATTTGATAATACTTATATTGGACAAGATGGTGAAAAACATAGACCAGTTATGATTCATAGAGTTGCTTTTGGTAGTATAGAAAGATTTATAGGTATATTAATTGAGCATTATGCTGGCAAATTCCCAGTTTGGTTATCTCCAACTCAAGTTAAGATACTTCCTATATCTGATAAGTTTATGGATTATGCTAATGAAGTTAAAAAAGTATTATTTGATAAAGGCATAAGAGTTGAATTAGATGATAGAGCTGAAAAAATTGGATTTAAAATAAGAGAAGCTCAACTTGAAAAAGTTCCTTATATGTTAGTGGTAGGTGAAAAAGAAGTATCTGAGAATAATGTTTCTGTAAGATCAAGAGATAAAGGTGAAATAGGCAGCATTAAATTAGATGAATTTATAGCTAGTATTTTAAAAGAAATTGAATCAAGAGAAAGTATTATTCAAAACTAA
- a CDS encoding BMP family ABC transporter substrate-binding protein, with product MKIKRILMFCFVVIFTVFILVICNFDSGFNRVNNNSNINNNKSKQIESKNVSTSSNKDKSNSTSSNNEDELEDDSYVRKTVGVLLDTENLGNESYNNNVLSALKRADEDFDIREKIERPKTSNDFANSIEKLYKYEPDLIIAVGARFAEPIKEAATKYPKQQFAIVDYNYKVQPANVISVSFQDNSTGYLAGLIAGKMTDTGKIGFIGGVEGSSRDKYESGFRKGLKTSNKNADLLVKYANVFKNPESARTIAKEMRDSERDVVFSATEDDGKRAIQVARENGGKVIAINKDQYDMAKDNVISSIVKDVEQPVYELIKNVIKDGFKGSKVMEFKIKDGEIGLTPNSSKNIPPDVLEYVKKEYNKVKDTY from the coding sequence GTGAAAATAAAAAGGATATTGATGTTTTGTTTTGTCGTGATATTTACAGTTTTTATACTAGTTATATGTAATTTTGATTCTGGATTTAATAGAGTAAATAATAATTCTAATATAAATAATAATAAGTCTAAACAAATTGAGTCTAAGAATGTGTCAACTTCGTCTAATAAAGATAAGTCAAATAGTACAAGTAGTAATAATGAAGATGAATTGGAAGATGATTCTTATGTACGAAAAACTGTTGGAGTATTGTTAGATACTGAAAACTTAGGTAATGAATCTTATAATAATAATGTACTGTCAGCTTTAAAAAGAGCTGATGAGGATTTTGATATTAGAGAGAAGATTGAAAGACCAAAGACTTCTAATGATTTTGCAAATAGTATAGAAAAACTATATAAATACGAACCAGACTTGATAATAGCAGTTGGAGCTAGATTTGCAGAACCAATTAAAGAAGCTGCTACAAAATATCCAAAACAGCAATTTGCAATAGTTGATTATAATTATAAGGTTCAACCAGCTAATGTAATTTCTGTATCATTTCAAGATAATTCTACTGGATATTTAGCAGGTCTTATTGCAGGAAAAATGACTGACACTGGTAAAATAGGATTTATAGGAGGAGTTGAAGGCTCTAGTAGAGATAAATATGAATCTGGATTTAGAAAAGGTCTTAAAACTTCAAATAAAAATGCTGATTTGTTAGTAAAATATGCAAATGTATTTAAAAACCCTGAGTCGGCTAGAACTATTGCAAAAGAAATGAGAGACTCTGAAAGAGATGTTGTATTTTCAGCCACAGAGGATGATGGGAAAAGAGCTATTCAGGTAGCCAGAGAAAATGGTGGTAAAGTTATAGCTATTAATAAAGACCAATATGATATGGCTAAAGATAATGTAATAAGTTCAATTGTAAAGGATGTAGAACAGCCTGTTTATGAATTGATAAAGAATGTTATAAAAGATGGTTTTAAGGGAAGTAAAGTAATGGAGTTTAAGATAAAAGATGGAGAAATTGGACTTACTCCAAATAGCAGTAAAAACATACCACCAGATGTTTTGGAATATGTAAAAAAAGAGTACAATAAGGTGAAAGATACATACTAA
- a CDS encoding DUF4097 domain-containing protein — protein sequence MNKKFLKIKIIVWSIVAILFSIIFIALLTDTITSSKYDIKDSVKNISSNKNYDKYLTVKSESFSNKINNIDVDWISGEVRVLKSDSNKIKLIQKAPSNFSKKKIAKIKVDGNTLSIIDNSAKKFFIGIGLPKSTVLELYLPEKLYNNINLSTTSADIYSTYLKSNMAYIESVSGNIEMSGKIDKMTLETTSSNINIKKLDSKSVNCNSVSGKIQLFGKADDLKINTTSGDIDLKNMDNNNLICESTSGKVNLEGRFSDIKSESTSGYIKINSSEMLSSFKCDTISGDIDLYIPENSGFTLDFSKVSGNLNSNFELLQDGDSYIYKNGTAKMYVDTTSANFNIRKNN from the coding sequence ATGAATAAAAAATTTTTAAAAATAAAAATTATAGTTTGGAGTATTGTAGCTATATTATTTTCTATAATATTTATTGCTCTTCTTACAGATACTATAACTTCGTCTAAATATGATATTAAAGATTCAGTTAAAAATATATCCTCTAATAAAAATTATGATAAGTATCTAACAGTTAAAAGTGAGAGTTTTTCAAATAAAATAAATAATATCGATGTTGACTGGATTTCAGGTGAAGTGAGAGTTTTAAAGAGTGATTCTAATAAAATCAAATTAATTCAAAAAGCTCCTTCTAATTTTTCAAAGAAAAAGATTGCAAAAATAAAGGTTGATGGCAATACTCTTTCTATAATTGATAATTCTGCAAAAAAATTCTTCATTGGAATTGGACTTCCAAAGTCAACAGTACTTGAGCTATATTTACCTGAGAAATTATATAACAATATAAATCTCTCTACTACTTCAGCAGATATATATAGTACTTATCTTAAAAGCAACATGGCATATATTGAATCAGTTTCAGGTAATATAGAAATGTCTGGTAAAATTGACAAAATGACTTTAGAGACAACTAGTAGCAATATCAACATAAAAAAACTTGATAGTAAAAGTGTTAACTGTAACTCAGTCTCTGGTAAAATTCAGCTTTTTGGTAAAGCTGATGATTTGAAGATAAATACAACAAGCGGAGATATAGATTTAAAAAATATGGACAATAATAATCTTATATGCGAATCAACTTCAGGTAAAGTTAATCTAGAAGGTAGATTCTCTGATATTAAATCTGAGTCAACTAGTGGGTATATAAAAATTAATTCAAGTGAAATGTTATCATCTTTCAAATGTGATACTATTTCTGGTGATATTGATTTATATATTCCTGAAAATTCAGGATTTACCTTAGATTTTAGTAAGGTCTCTGGTAATTTAAATAGTAACTTTGAATTACTTCAGGATGGCGATTCATATATTTATAAAAATGGGACTGCAAAAATGTATGTAGATACTACAAGTGCCAATTTTAATATTAGAAAAAACAACTAA
- a CDS encoding DUF445 family protein: protein MDNLIRILILAVIGGFIGYVTNVVAIRLIFRPIVPIKIPVLNIEIVGLIPKRRAEIAANVGEIIQNEFLSMDEILANIITDEDKEEVVRYIKARVKIIIHEKVSFIPSSIKNMIQDYLGDIIESEVKQSIDELSKNVINKANERIDIQKMVEDKINELDLYELEEIIIRIAKNELKHIEILGLVLGFLIGIVQGLVTIFI from the coding sequence ATGGATAATTTAATTAGGATACTAATATTAGCTGTTATTGGTGGATTTATAGGTTATGTCACAAATGTAGTTGCTATAAGACTGATATTTAGACCGATAGTACCTATTAAGATACCTGTTTTAAATATAGAGATAGTGGGTCTTATACCAAAGAGAAGAGCAGAAATAGCAGCAAATGTAGGTGAAATAATTCAAAACGAATTTCTTTCAATGGACGAAATACTTGCAAATATCATTACTGACGAAGATAAGGAAGAAGTTGTAAGATACATAAAAGCAAGGGTAAAAATTATCATACATGAAAAAGTTTCATTTATACCAAGTAGCATAAAAAACATGATACAAGACTATTTAGGAGATATAATTGAATCTGAAGTGAAACAAAGTATAGATGAATTGAGCAAAAATGTAATAAATAAAGCAAATGAGCGTATAGATATACAAAAAATGGTCGAAGATAAGATTAATGAACTAGATTTATACGAACTAGAAGAAATAATTATAAGAATAGCTAAAAATGAATTAAAACATATAGAAATCTTAGGTCTTGTATTAGGTTTCTTAATAGGTATAGTTCAAGGATTAGTGACTATATTTATCTAG
- a CDS encoding TMEM198/TM7SF3 family protein, giving the protein MLDKIHDYIEQSFTGVKETRKVKELKDELFENLKEKYNDQIQNGKSKQEAYNSVISGIGDLSELIESVKEPYFMSSELIEERKKRALRVSIAIALFIISPFLTAVLIINFGVQPTLAALPMFLLIAVGTGLLVYNGMTKQNYTPSDDTMVEEFKEWRAKTKNTNLAYKSFMSAYWMIIVGIFLIINICFDAWGFSWIIFIIGAAGIHIFEGVLQLKDMDEEDKYE; this is encoded by the coding sequence ATGTTAGATAAAATACATGATTATATTGAACAAAGTTTTACAGGAGTTAAGGAAACAAGAAAGGTAAAAGAACTTAAAGATGAACTATTTGAAAATCTAAAGGAAAAATACAATGACCAAATACAAAATGGTAAATCAAAACAAGAAGCATATAATTCAGTAATATCTGGGATTGGAGATTTATCTGAATTAATTGAAAGTGTTAAAGAGCCATATTTTATGTCTTCTGAATTAATTGAAGAAAGAAAGAAAAGAGCTTTGAGAGTATCAATAGCAATTGCTCTTTTTATAATCAGTCCATTTTTAACTGCAGTTTTAATTATAAACTTTGGTGTTCAACCAACTCTAGCTGCTCTTCCAATGTTCCTATTAATAGCAGTTGGAACAGGTCTACTAGTCTATAATGGAATGACAAAACAAAACTATACTCCATCAGATGATACTATGGTGGAGGAATTTAAAGAATGGAGAGCAAAAACTAAAAACACAAACCTTGCTTATAAATCATTTATGAGTGCATATTGGATGATAATAGTTGGCATTTTTTTAATTATCAATATATGCTTTGATGCTTGGGGTTTTTCATGGATAATATTCATAATAGGTGCTGCGGGAATTCATATATTTGAAGGTGTACTACAATTAAAAGACATGGATGAGGAGGATAAATATGAATAA